The stretch of DNA AAAGGAGGCCCTGTAGGACTTTGTAGGTGAAGTTCTTGGTGATGGTCCACAGGGAGAAGTGCAATTATTGCAGTGCCATGGTCCTCTTCATAATCGGTACTTCAACTCTTCTGTTCTTTAGAATCTGATTTTGAAAGTAGTGGTAGAAACGGTGACTGCCTTGCCAAATTTTGCCACAACTTTACCATTTTTCTCATCCTCCTTTTTAGTATATTTGGCCATAACTTTCTCTGTTGGGTGCGTTATATGAAACCTGAAACcaataatttctcattttaattttgttagtagattaatagaaacagtcATAATTTaggacatgtgtgtgtggtaaGTAGTTAAGAGTAGAGTATGTATAGATTAATAAATCATACATAAATTCCAGAGAATGGACTTCATAATCATGATGTTTATGCTACTCAAAGatagtaatttattttattaaagtatGGAAGGTCTGTAGAATGTCTGAAGTATATACTcatcaaaaaatttaaacagtTAAATATTGTATGCTCAATGTATAATAGTCAAAGTGTTAAACACTCTTACTTGCATTATTTCATTCTAAATACTTTATATTTGATGTTAACCTATTTCATAGAGAAACTGATATTCCATAAGAACAAATAATTTGTTTCAAATTCTGTTGGTATAGTAaggaaaacagaaggaatatCAGAGTCTGGCTGCTGAGCCACTACAGTGGATTCTGAAGAGCACAATAGGTACTGTGTCTCCTGAGAAATAATTTATGGGTCATGTTGGGGGTCTGTACAGTGATGAAGCAGAAGTCCATGGAAGGGTAATTTCTGTATTCTCACAGTGGAGGCAATTGCCATGACTTAGACAACTTCTGCTTTGAGGTCTTTCAAGAAGATAACCTCGGCTCGCTTACACAGTATGGCCGGCGACATTAGCTAGCGCTCGCTCAACTCTCTCTAACGGGAAAGCAGCGGACTACAAGAGACTGAACTGTATCTGCCTCTATTTCCAACAGACTCACATTCAACTTtcgctcacaaaaaaaaaaaaaaatagccgggAAAATTTTATtagtcctttttttaaaaaaaagttaatataaaattatagcaaaaaaaaaaaaaaaaggaacctgaACTTTAGTAACACAGCTGGAACAATCCGCAGCGGCGGCAGGAGCGGCGGGAGAAGAGATTTAATTTAGTTGATTTTCTGTGGTTGTTGGTTGTTCGCTAGTCTCACGGTGATGGAAGCTGCACATTTTTTCGAAGGGACCGAGAAACTGCTGGAGGTCTGGTTCTCCAGGCAGCAGTCCGACGCAAGCCAGGGATCTGGGGATCTCCGCACCATCCCAAGATCTGAGTGGGATGTCCTTTTGAAGGATGTGCAGTGCTCAATCATAAGTGTGACAAAGACTGACAAGCAGGAAGCTTATGTACTCAGTGAGAGTAGCATGTTTGTCTCCAAGAGACGTTTCATTTTGAAGACATGTGGTACCACCCTCTTACTGAAAGCACTGGTTCCCCTGTTGAAGCTTGCTAGGGATTACAGTGGGTTTGACTCAATTCAAAGCTTCTTTTATTCTCGTAAGAATTTCATGAAGCCTTCTCACCAAGGGTACCCACACCGGAATTTCCAGGAAGAAATTGAGTTTCTGAATGCAATTTTCCCAAATGGAGCAGCATATTGTATGGGACGTATGAATTCTGACTGTTGGTACTTGTATACTTTGGATTTCCCAGAGAGCCGAGTAATCAATCAGCCAGATCAAACCCTGGAAATTCTGATGAGTGAGCTCGACCCAGCAGTTATGGACCAGTTCTACATGAAAGATGGTGTTACTGCAAAGGATGTCACTCGTGAGAGTGGAATTCGTGACCTGATACCAGGTTCTGTCATTGATGCCACACTGTTCAATCCTTGTGGCTACTCAATGAATGGGATGAAATCGGATGGAACATATTGGACTATTCACATCACTCCAGAACCAGAATTCTCTTATGTTAGCTTTGAAACAAACTTAAGTCAGACCTCCTACGATGACCTGATCAGGAAGGTTGTGGAAGTCTTCAAGCCAGGAAAATTTGTGACCACCTTGTTTGTTAATCAGAGTTCTAAATGTCGCACAGTGCTTTCTTCCCCCCAGAAGATTGAAGGTTTTAAACGTCTTGATTGCCAGAGTGCTATGTTCAATGATTACAATTTTGTTTTTACCAGTTTTGCTAAgaagcagcaacaacagcagagttgattaagaaaaatgaagaagaaaaaacgcaaaaagagaagacacacaggaggTGGTGGCTGCTTTCTAGATGTTGACGCTGGGGGCTGTGTTCTCCATGACCACCACCTTGTAGTTGCAGAAAGCCCTAGGTGTATTGATAGTGTAATCATTTTGAAGTGTATGCATTATTATATCAAGGAGTTAGATATCTTGCATGAATGCTCTCCTCTGTGTTTAGGTGTTCTATGCCACTCTTGCTGTGGAATTGAAGTGCATGTAGAAAAGAACTTTGACTGTATGAATCCTTACGACACTTGTGAAAATGATTCAATTTGGTTTATGCACAGTGTAATATTTCTGCAGGCATCGTCCAAAATCCCCCACAGACAAGGCTTTCGTCCTCATTAGATGCTGGCCTCAGCTGACCGTCTGCGACTGTTCTATTCAAGTGCTGCCAGAGTTTTTACATCCAGTTACCTCCACTTTCTAGAGCATATTCTCTACTAATGTTATTCAAGACCAATTTTTACTTCATACAGGTGTTTTATGCAATGGCAATTAAAGTTTTTCTTCCACAAGTTGAGTCCTTGTAAGAAAATGCTGATTCGGGTTACTGTTTTGTGTTCTACTGTTTGAATAGTTGTTCCTGCTTTTATAGTCCTGTGATTGATTTCTTCTCTCACCACGGagtcttttcctcttccctcaacTCACTGCTCCCCCCATTAAAGCAATACACAGTTACACAGGGCTTATATATAATCTAATACCCCAGGTGGGATGTTTGAGGCAGTCcctggcttgatttttttttttttaaagacataagaATGGGGCCTCCTTATTGGCATGAACTGTGGAAGATAAATGACAAAACTGAATGTATTAAATGAAAAGAGTTCGGTCTCCAGGGGTGATTAGCAGAGagaacccattaaaaaaaaataataataaaactcacTGGAACCGGTCGGCTGTGCGGTGCACTTTTAGCTTTAATGGAGCACCTGCCATGCCTTCACTGACTTATTAGTGACCGGAGGAAGTCCACTGAGTCAAGGCAGATATTTAATCCTAGATATTCTGACCTCAGGTACGTGCAGTCAACTTTTAACCTATTGCCACCAATTTCTACTAAAAGAAAATTTGATAAAAAGGAGAATCTGTGGCATTTCCATCTTTGACTTAGAagctgtattttttttgtgtgtgtgtgatgcatgtgagTTGTTCTGACTTCACCTGTTCTGTGTAGTCTTTGTTCACCATGGTGTTCACATGATCCAATGAACGACTGCCCAGAGTGAGGACTATCCAGGTTACTCAGCCAGGTAGTAAATGTATgaacacacaaaacaacacaataGTCTGAAATATTTAATGGGACTAGAAATACAGGCTTTCAAGAGTTGGCATGTTAGTGGCATTTGCAGATATTGTGGGATTTAAACAGCTGGGAGAGGAGCAAAATGGACTTAATATCCTATTTATTGCCTTCGTACTGTTTTCTTGGTAGTTTCTGGACTGATGCAGTGATGTTCTGTTCCTTCCGTATTTATAATGAAACACTTTTTTAGCGTTTCTAAACATAGAATCTACTTGGTTTGAAATCAAGTGGTTGGAACACTGTCTGGATTTTTACTTTAAGCATGCTGTTGATTGAATGCTTCATTGGGGAAGCCTCCAATCAGCTTTATCAGTCTGGTTGTGTAATGAGCACAGCGCCTAATGTTTGAACTGCCATTTGGAGGACCAGTGCTTATTTAAGCTGGATTTTGTAACCCACTAGATTTTGTTGGTTTGAGGTCTCATTCCCCGATCTTACAGAACTACAAATTCTAATGTTGAAATTTGCATAGGTTCTTGTGGAAAAAGCCTAGAAAACCAACAGTAGATTGAATAGTGATCCTTGCAGAAGGGGAAGTTTGGGTGCCATAATTTCTTTTCGTTGGTGTTGGGCTTTTAATCAGTTGAAATGTATTTCTGTACCACACTGTAAGCTTCAATAAAAGTTTGCTTAATtgtctagtaaaaaaaaaaaaaaaaaaaaaaaaaaaaaaaaaaaaaagaagataaccTCATATCAGTTCCTGTTGTACTAGGAAAGGTttctagaaatataaaaataactgttTTTTACCTGAAACCCTTTACACACATTAATCTGGTGAATTATTTGACCCTTCTTCAGCTGGATGAttccgcaaaaaaaaaaaaaaaaagagagaagtagAAGTATGGTGTTATAGGATGGGTAGAGTAACTATAGCTTGCAGTAATAAATTAGTATATAAAATGAGTAGTAGAGaagatatttacttatttatttattctatgtgtttttcacatcatgtatcttgatcccatttacttacacacacacacacactcgcgaTGGTAATGGATTTGCTAAGTACCTTTATTTTGAACATTGCACATTACCTTAGTCTGTCTATTcttataacaaaatacccaaggttGGGTAATTTTGAGCACCCCAGATGGGTGGCCTTATGGTGGTGAAAACATGTGTGAAGAGGGAGAGATGACTTAGGACAGGAAAGAAGCTATTACTTCCTTTTTCAAACAATTTTCTCCCAAGACTTAGACTGAGATCCACAAAAACTACAGTGATTCTTTTTAAGAACTGTGCTCCACCCACTGAAGTAACCACCATACACTAGGACCCACCTTTTAAAATTTTCACCATCTCCTGTTATCCCTCAATTAGAACTAAACTTCCAATGTGTGAACCCTTAGGTGATGTACTAAAACCCCATCCAAATTGTAGCACATTATACTTTGTGTCTGTAGTTATATATCATTTCAAATTAGATGCATTTaaaattgtaaacacagtagagtagttgtccATTTGAGGCCCTGTAATGggtgaacttaaaaaaaaatctcaggaaagGAAAAGTTATGGAAaattgttggttttattttcctttatttttgaccATTTGTTTTGTAAATAAGGCACATCAAGAATGCATAGACAAAATTATGCTTAGTGTTATGCAGATATTCTTTTTAGAAATTTTTGACCAATTCCTCTTCCTCTTAATCAGACTGTTTGGTACCATGTAAAGATTCAATGATGTAAGCAGTTTCTAAGGAAGATGGGTCTACTGATTTTTCCCCATAAGTATCCTGCAAAATCCAAAGAGTTATCCTGTAGGCCACGGGCACGTGTTTGTCCCTGAAGTTCATCACCCATGGCAGTGTTGTTTTATTCATCATCTTTTCACATAGGTtacaagtgaaatggaaagagaaacccTCTATCAGTAAAAACCTGGGAAGTGCACATTTCAGTCTGTGTGGTTATTGGGTTTTCATATCTAGAATTCCACATGCTAAAcgagtgctccaccactgagataCATATCCTTAGCTCTGTAatataattttgtatatataGCATTCTGCTCACCCTTTTCCAGACCTCTCCCAAGTTTTCACTATGttagaaaatttatttatttgtcaagtGTCAATTTTCTATATATCTATTCCTTTTacttaagctttaaaaaaattaaagttccaTGTTGGTTCAGCTTCAGTTTTCCATTCCTGTAAGCCATCAAAATGTTCTCTGGACTGCCTTATCAAATGTGTGCTAGCAAATTTGGAacttgtcattttgcttcctttctttctctacatGATGTAAGATCTAATTACCACCCAGCATGGAGTAGCTGCTGAAGTGAAAAAGGCAGCAAGAGAAGGTCCTGACTTAACTGGGCTGATCAGCTGCCCGCTCCTTGTATACTTATCAGCTAAAAGGAGAAGGAACCAGCATCATTAAAGCAACTCATGTTTTAAACATCCTTCCCTTTCTGATATGAGGTGTAAAGGGGGTTTGTTCAATCTTTGAGGAAGCAAGACATTAAATAATACATTTAGTTTGCAATTAGCAGTCTTTGATGCTTCTCTGAATTGAACAGAGTATTTTCATCATTAAAGTTATTCCAAGTATTCATCCTATTTTCTTGACATTTAAATagagataaaacaaacatttccaggattaaaataaaattaagataataATCAGTCCTTTTTAACAAGGTTCAGATTTTTACACAATGTTGAGCTTTCATTATCCAAATCTCTATAAAAAACACTTCttaaattcatgttttaaaacataAGCTTCTATATTGTGGTTGTAGGATTCTTATTTGTGGAAtgaatgaggttttttttttctttttcttttttttttttttttttttttacatatctgGAGCTATTTCACcaatttcctgtttgtttttttaacaagcTATGCACTTTCATTTTAAGTGTTTGCAATATTCAAGTGGAAATAGGTTGTGGTAAAAGTTGAGGTTCATAGTTCAGAAGTTTAAACATGCAGTCTACATGCTCAGGAGATCTGATATGACCCTTATATTACTCTTGGAATAAGATGTTAACCACAGAGGCAACTCAGCAGCTGGGTAGGCCCACTATGCAAATCCCATACCAGCCAGTTTAAAACAGTAATCTCTTTAAGTACCGTAACTGCTGGAGGATCAGCAGATAAGGCTAGCATGATGTGTATACTAGGCTAGTAGGTCCTAAGATCGTGAGTGGAAGGAATGTAGGCTGAGGAAGGATAGGGTTTAGCAGTGTTCCAGTTGAGGAAAAAATATATGGGCCAAAGTTGAGAAACTTAGGCTATGCAGGGTTTAGAGATCACCGAATTTTGGAAGATACCACAGTTAAGTAAAAAGagaagaggatgagggagagagggaaagaggtgtgaaggagagagaaagtatgggttgtgtgtaggaaggataAGATACATAATAGAGTAGGTAGAGAGATATATATAGGGCAACCTTATAACAATCTGATCAAGCTATAAACTAAACCAAGACCAttacaaaatatttctttaagatagatgctttaaataattaaaaataaaaaatgaaattaagaacctacttttattatattttgaacTATGTttctcttaatttcattttttatttttaattatttaaagcaTCTATCTTAAAGGAATGAATGAGTTTTATAATTAGCCTCATATATGTcttggcgggggcgggggcggttAATAGTCTTTAAAGGACTGTGTTCAAAGTTTCATTCACCATATTGTCCatgattaaaaaatagaaaacatattaTTTAGCATGTAAAGCAATATGTGCTCTATTATTATTTGAAGTACGTGTCATTATGGCAGCTCTAGAGGGAGAATATCTCTATCAAACTTTAAAGTACAACTAGGTATAGTGATCCATACTACATCCATCCATCCTCATACtctggagatagaggcaggagaatccagtCCAGTGCTAGCCTTGACTTCATGAGTACCTGTCCTGAAAACAACCCAAAAggcaaaacaaacttaaaaatatgTACATGACCTAGCTGTTGAACTTTAGGAATTTatccttgaaaacacacacacacacacacacacacacacacacacacacacgcacgcacgcacgcacgcatgcacgcacacacgcagacacacaagTGTAgggggctgaagggatggcttaTGGTTAAAAgagttgcttttccagaggacctgagttcaattcccaacaccaatGTCttatggctcacaaccaactgtaactccaatttcaggggctCTGTGGCTTGCCTTCTTTTGCCCTCTGTGGATACCTTCACATATGACATAAtttcacagaaacacacacataaacataaataaaacaataaattagaaatctttaaaacaacatatatatatatacacacacacacacacaaccacacacacacacacaaa from Peromyscus eremicus chromosome 15, PerEre_H2_v1, whole genome shotgun sequence encodes:
- the LOC131925863 gene encoding S-adenosylmethionine decarboxylase proenzyme, translating into MEAAHFFEGTEKLLEVWFSRQQSDASQGSGDLRTIPRSEWDVLLKDVQCSIISVTKTDKQEAYVLSESSMFVSKRRFILKTCGTTLLLKALVPLLKLARDYSGFDSIQSFFYSRKNFMKPSHQGYPHRNFQEEIEFLNAIFPNGAAYCMGRMNSDCWYLYTLDFPESRVINQPDQTLEILMSELDPAVMDQFYMKDGVTAKDVTRESGIRDLIPGSVIDATLFNPCGYSMNGMKSDGTYWTIHITPEPEFSYVSFETNLSQTSYDDLIRKVVEVFKPGKFVTTLFVNQSSKCRTVLSSPQKIEGFKRLDCQSAMFNDYNFVFTSFAKKQQQQQS